Proteins encoded within one genomic window of Streptomyces kaniharaensis:
- a CDS encoding WhiB family transcriptional regulator, translating to MLEPRPDGRRQPQGSPGSAGSAGSVGDDNPWHTGAACRRDEVGLFFAPSKEPTAARLSREEQAKQVCARCPVLLECREHALAQPEPYGVWGGLTAAERRVVLARRRRRDTELREAARVAAAGRRIAG from the coding sequence TTGTTGGAGCCCCGCCCCGACGGCCGCCGGCAGCCGCAGGGTTCCCCTGGCTCTGCGGGCTCTGCGGGCTCCGTGGGCGACGACAACCCCTGGCACACGGGCGCCGCGTGCCGGCGGGACGAGGTGGGGCTGTTCTTCGCGCCGTCCAAGGAGCCCACGGCGGCCCGGTTGTCGCGCGAGGAGCAGGCGAAGCAGGTGTGTGCGCGCTGCCCGGTGCTGCTGGAGTGCCGTGAGCACGCGCTGGCGCAGCCGGAGCCGTACGGGGTGTGGGGCGGGCTGACGGCCGCCGAGCGCCGGGTGGTGCTGGCCCGGCGCCGCCGCCGGGACACGGAGCTGCGCGAGGCGGCCAGGGTGGCCGCGGCCGGGCGGCGGATAGCGGGTTGA
- the glpX gene encoding class II fructose-bisphosphatase, with the protein MTTQYPHHLPSALEVAPEAPDRNLALELVRVTEAAAMAAGRWVGRGDKNGADGAAVKAMRTLVSTVSMNGVVVIGEGEKDEAPMLFNGERVGDGTGAECDVAVDPVDGTTLTAKGMNNAVAVLAVADRGTMFDPSAVFYMDKLVAGPEAAEFVDITAPPAVNIRRVAKAKGSAVEDVTVVILDRPRHDGLVREIREAGARIKFISDGDVAGAIMAAREGTGVDLLMGIGGTPEGIIAACALKCMGGVIQGRLWPKDEAERQKALDAGHDLDRVLTTNDLVSGENVFFVATGITDGELLRGVHYRQETATTSSLVMRSKSGTIREINSTHKLSKLRAYSAIDFDRAN; encoded by the coding sequence ATGACCACGCAGTACCCGCACCACCTTCCCAGTGCCCTGGAGGTCGCGCCCGAGGCTCCGGACCGGAACCTCGCGCTCGAGCTCGTCCGGGTCACCGAGGCGGCGGCGATGGCCGCCGGCCGGTGGGTCGGACGCGGCGACAAGAACGGCGCGGACGGCGCCGCAGTCAAGGCGATGCGCACCCTCGTCTCGACCGTCTCGATGAACGGCGTGGTCGTCATCGGCGAGGGCGAGAAGGACGAGGCCCCGATGCTCTTCAACGGCGAGCGTGTCGGCGACGGCACCGGCGCCGAGTGTGACGTCGCGGTCGACCCAGTCGACGGCACCACCCTCACCGCCAAGGGCATGAACAACGCCGTCGCGGTACTCGCCGTCGCCGACCGCGGCACCATGTTCGACCCCAGCGCCGTGTTCTACATGGACAAGCTGGTGGCCGGCCCGGAGGCCGCCGAGTTCGTCGACATCACGGCCCCGCCGGCCGTCAACATCCGCCGGGTCGCCAAGGCCAAGGGCAGCGCCGTCGAGGACGTCACCGTCGTCATCCTCGACCGCCCGCGCCACGACGGCCTGGTCCGCGAGATCCGCGAGGCCGGCGCCCGGATCAAGTTCATCTCCGACGGCGACGTGGCCGGCGCCATCATGGCCGCCCGCGAGGGCACCGGCGTCGACCTGCTCATGGGCATCGGCGGCACGCCCGAGGGCATCATCGCGGCCTGCGCCCTGAAGTGCATGGGCGGCGTGATCCAGGGCCGGCTGTGGCCCAAGGACGAGGCCGAGCGGCAGAAGGCCCTCGACGCCGGCCACGACCTGGACCGGGTGCTCACCACCAACGACCTGGTCAGCGGCGAGAACGTGTTCTTCGTCGCCACCGGCATCACCGACGGCGAGCTGCTGCGCGGCGTGCACTACCGCCAGGAGACCGCCACCACCAGCTCGCTGGTGATGCGCTCCAAGAGCGGCACCATCCGCGAGATCAACTCCACCCACAAGCTGTCGAAGCTGCGGGCCTACAGCGCGATCGACTTCGACCGCGCCAACTGA
- a CDS encoding DUF4245 domain-containing protein — protein MAGESKGLRGRQTVRDMVLSMLAVGGVVWIGYLFLPHDADSVPPLKVEYRVAAASAKRAAPYQLVAPEGLSDRWRATSVSYQPAAQSNGKGNAWHLGFVTPSGQYAAVEQSDVPREALLSDKVAGGKADGTADVAGRTWDRVQGDKARALAVQNGTGTTLLTGTASYEELAELAQALK, from the coding sequence GTGGCAGGAGAGAGCAAGGGCTTGAGAGGCCGGCAGACCGTACGGGACATGGTCCTGTCGATGCTGGCGGTCGGTGGCGTGGTCTGGATCGGGTACCTGTTCCTCCCGCACGATGCGGACAGCGTCCCGCCGCTCAAGGTCGAGTACCGGGTCGCGGCGGCTTCGGCGAAGCGCGCCGCGCCCTACCAGCTGGTCGCCCCGGAGGGGTTGTCCGACCGGTGGCGGGCCACCTCGGTCAGCTACCAGCCGGCCGCGCAGAGCAACGGCAAGGGCAACGCCTGGCACCTGGGCTTCGTCACGCCGTCCGGCCAGTACGCGGCGGTCGAGCAGAGCGACGTACCGCGCGAGGCGCTGCTGTCCGACAAGGTCGCGGGCGGCAAGGCGGACGGCACCGCGGACGTGGCCGGCCGGACCTGGGACCGCGTGCAGGGCGACAAGGCCCGCGCGCTGGCCGTGCAGAACGGCACCGGGACCACTCTGCTCACCGGCACCGCCTCCTACGAGGAACTGGCCGAGCTGGCGCAGGCGCTCAAGTAG
- a CDS encoding malonic semialdehyde reductase, with translation MTTDALVLDAAAQDLLFREARTANTFTDEPVTEEQVKAIYDLVKYGPTAFNQQPLRVVLVRSAEGRERLVRHLADGNKAKTAAAPLVAILAVDNEFHEELPTQFPHFPQAKDVFFSERPVRERSAALNGALQAAYFIVGVRAAGLAAGPMTGFDAEGIDKEFFGDGEHSVLAVVNIGKPGEDAWFPRSPRLEYDQVVTTV, from the coding sequence ATGACCACCGACGCCCTGGTACTCGACGCCGCCGCTCAGGACCTGCTGTTCCGCGAGGCCCGCACCGCGAACACCTTCACCGACGAGCCGGTCACCGAGGAGCAGGTCAAGGCGATCTACGACCTGGTCAAGTACGGCCCGACCGCGTTCAACCAGCAGCCGCTGCGCGTCGTCCTGGTGCGCTCCGCCGAGGGCCGCGAGCGCCTCGTGCGACACCTGGCCGACGGCAACAAGGCCAAGACCGCCGCCGCCCCGCTGGTCGCCATCCTGGCCGTGGACAACGAGTTCCACGAGGAGCTGCCGACCCAGTTCCCGCACTTCCCGCAGGCCAAGGACGTGTTCTTCTCGGAGCGCCCCGTCCGCGAGCGGTCCGCCGCCCTGAACGGCGCCCTGCAGGCCGCCTACTTCATCGTCGGCGTGCGCGCCGCCGGCCTGGCCGCCGGCCCGATGACCGGTTTCGACGCCGAGGGCATCGACAAGGAGTTCTTCGGCGACGGCGAGCACTCGGTGCTGGCCGTGGTCAACATCGGCAAGCCGGGCGAGGACGCCTGGTTCCCGCGCTCGCCGCGCCTGGAGTACGACCAGGTCGTCACCACGGTCTGA
- a CDS encoding exodeoxyribonuclease VII small subunit codes for MAEQQEQDRHAVPQTPDDALGYEHARDALLEVVRQLENGGTSLEESLALWERGEQLAKVCQRWLDGARARLDAALAAEEGETPGGE; via the coding sequence ATGGCAGAGCAGCAGGAGCAGGACCGGCACGCGGTGCCGCAGACCCCGGACGACGCGCTGGGCTACGAGCACGCCCGGGACGCGTTGCTGGAGGTGGTCCGGCAGCTGGAGAACGGCGGCACGTCGCTGGAGGAGTCGCTGGCGCTCTGGGAGCGCGGCGAGCAGCTGGCGAAGGTCTGCCAGCGCTGGCTGGACGGCGCCCGGGCCCGGCTGGACGCCGCGCTGGCCGCCGAGGAGGGCGAGACGCCCGGCGGCGAGTGA